Genomic DNA from Nicotiana tabacum cultivar K326 chromosome 21, ASM71507v2, whole genome shotgun sequence:
attttctgcatctcccatgtTAATAATCTCGGTcccgtccaggttggacttaggtctattctcaaaatcCTCAGCCTCTTtataacaacctcttctggtatatcatcctcttctgagtctatatccgtttgttgtgttgtctcgttgcacgtcacagtcatcggttcatcaagataagtaatagtaatgctgtataagtaaagtaatgagagaaaataataagagtatgGTTTATGGGGAAAATTGAAATGTTTTGctaaattccataactgttttgaacattgaagatcttattgcgaaatttTAAAATACGGAAAGAAAGTcaactaaaagaaaaaaataaaagataatgcatggtgctttgtttacccttgctaccccgaggctttccgggctctggtggttctgatggtccagttattgaggcatgctcctctgcttactgcctgtatggaagggccttcctccccctcctcctcgagaataacacagAAATCCATATCAtcatcttctaggaacaaattcctcattgctgccagtgcttcctcttcttttgaccCATATATGACATCGGCTGGCTGGAAGGTCTACTCTAAgcgaggtatcggatgctccagtgggtagtagggactgcgccatggtggtgaccagtggttgaattcctcccaagtgtattcatatcccaaaccgaaagtggtaccgtgtttcttcaacttgataggcttagcgattccttggagattcttgccaagcCCCTTGCCaagttcgtatccacaccaattcagtatactttcaatgttgttatcccaccatttatccttgtccacggtgttgactcgctcaatgtgatggtatgtttctccgcctatcttccttcttcctccgattgctgggatagtctggcgactgtatatgggattgctaccgtcaccatgaataattacctcttggtgattccactcaaatttcactgcttgatgtagggttgatgctacagccccagcggcataGATCCAGGGCTGTCCCAATAGCAAATTGTAAGATGCTGGGATGTCAATTACttgaaaatcaacatcgaaccaagtcggtcccatttgtagacacaaactgatttccccaatagtggacctttgggatccatcgaaagctttgacattgatggctccatccttgatctcatacaggctctttcccaatgttctgagagtcaccaatggacaaatattgaggctggatcCTCCGTCAATCAAGAttttggtgatgaaataatctttgcactgcacagtgatgtgcaatgccttgttgtggcttAGACCTTCAGGTGGCAACTcgtcttcgtggaaagtgattttgcGACTTTCCAATATTTGCCCTACCaggtttgccatttctcctccagttatgttgctgggcacatatgcctcactcagcaccttcaataaggcattagtatgtgcgtcagagctttgtagcagagtcaagatagagatctgggccggcgttttgttcaactgatcaatgaccgaatactctttggcttgtatcttcctccagagatcatCAGAACTAGTTTCAGTGACGGTTGGTcgtccagaggcctgcttactggaCTCAACTAGATGTTCTGGggtataaaccctgccggttcttgtcatcCCCTGTGCCGCAACTGCTTCTCCGGATTTGTTTTTTCCTCTCCTCCTTGCCTCGGTTGTGTAATCCCAAGAGAtggcctttgtatggaatggtgttgtAGCTGACATTGCTACTGGAATGGATACCCTTGCTTTGGaaggtaacacaacaacttcaaatggtaCATGTGCCTTTGGGGACCCAAACTTGACCTCAATCGGCGCTGACGTCTTTGCAGAAGAAGGTGATTCAGACTCAAGTGGTATGGGCATGTTTACTTCAGTGTTTTCAGAAGGCTAGATTTGGACCACAATCGGATTAAGTGTGACCGTTGGTTTCTTTGGCTTGTCACCTTTAGCGATCAATCCGAtcgaccctttggggtcccaattgtcctctatctcaatcatgtgaatgcctccacccttgtggtcaggcagagggttgttgcggacattcagagctggctcctttgctacgatgatcttgttgtcaatcaaatcttggatcttatccttcagagagcggcaatcatcaatggtatgccccttcatgccggaatggtatgcacaggttttgtttgggtttaCCCATTAGGAGGGGTTTTCGGGGTTTATGGCAGGGATATGGGTGATGTAACCaacagctttgagcctttcatacagttggtcgatagGTTCGGCAATGGCAGTGGactgtttggggggtctgcggtcgaagtttagtcggggtctaggaaagttttggcgggtgggaggtgattgatagtgagtgggttgagcattgtaggcttggtaaacatgtgcgagttgggaatatctgggtgaagtgggctgatatgtgggtggcagaggtgattggtaagtaggtggtggagcttggtaggaGGGCGAGGGTGTTTGGTAATttgaggtaggttgatatgtgagtagaggtattgggtaggtttggtatttgatgggagattttattctctgtgcaaccatcacgacgctcacgtcccttttcttggacgtggcaccagactgtagagccttgttggtagccttcaaagcttcaaagttagtgaccataccacttttgataccttcctcgatcctttcccctaccTTGATGAtatcggaaaatttctggctttcaatcaaCATTAACCtctcatagtactgtgggtcttgagctcggacgaaaaacctgttcatttgttcttcttctaaagtcgatctgaccttagcagcttctgatctctaACGCATAGCATACTTGCGGAATGTCTCcgtgggtttcttctttaagttctggatgtagaaaatatctggtgCATTTTCCATGCTGAACCTGAACCTGTTcatgaaatcggacgccatacttacccaatttaaccacttcttcgggtcttggctaatgtaccaagacaaagcgtctCCTTTCAGGCTTCTTATAAAGAGtttcatgcgaatcttttcatcccttcctactccgaccaacttgtcgtagtacgtcctcaaatggactctaggATCCCCTGTGCTATCAAACAtatcgaacttgggaggtttgtacccctcaggaagttcgacatctggctgaatgcagaggtcctcgTAATTCAGTCCCTCAATGCCCTTGCTTCCTTCGACACTCTAAACTCGgctagtcagcttcttgagttctgtggccagattcctgataagagagtctttgtcatcagactcaggtgtgcttgaaatagtttgagtatagtgtggtatggtttccacatagatgggggcgTTGTGGAGATGATCATTTGTGGAATTTAGTGGTTCAGGGATGAGCAGTGGGGTGTTGTCTGAAatgtggcatgtgttgcaatgGTGATGGGGAGCGGGTTGTTTTTGTGGTCTAGAATTTGGTgatgggaccgcatctgcggaacaaatgtcgcatctgcgactcccaatctgcagatgcggtaccgcttctgtggTAATTCCACCGAATCTGCGGTTCCTGAGGAAATTACcaaattctgcttctgcggtctctaCGCCGCTTCTAcgactccgcatctgcggtccccaagccgcagATGTGAgaataccagaagcaacaaaaatacagcagctgcaacATGTTCCTCAATTTCTCGTTAACCATTCGAAAACAcctcgaggcccctgggacctcaaccaaaatcacaacatcacctaataccttattcaaacttgtaccaatccttaaaacgcttaaaacaacattgaaaccttgaattaaccaaggatttaaacctaagaactccaaatttcctcaaaatacgcttttgatcaaaaagtctatcaaaactcgtccgaatggcctgaaatttttcacacacgtcacattaaacactacggagctactccaacttccggaattccagtctgaccctcagatcaaaatctcactatcggaccagaaacttcaaaaattcaacttccggcatttcaatcctaatttagctaaggacctccaaaacacaatccgaacacgctcttaACCCCGAAATAACCCAaaagagctaacggaaccatcagatttccattctgaggccgtcttcacactgttccaactacggtaaactttccaacacttaagctctcatttagggactaagtgtcccaaaactctccgaaacttaaaaccgaacatctcgaaaaatcaaaatagcagaaataaactcgagagaagtagttaataagggatcagggtgttaattcttaagacgaccagccgggtcatcACAAGAACTCAATAACCAACTTCCACCACATAAAGTAGAAGAACATTTTGATGAGGTGGCACCACGACGTGATAGAATACTCCATGATTATGCAAGGTTAGATCATTTTGAAGTAGAATCAAGTGTGAGGAGACCACTAATTgcaacaaacaactttgaaatcCGCATAGGCTTGAATCAAACTATTCAACAATCATGTCAGTTTACTGGTGATGCAAGTGAAGATCCTCACACCCATCTAATTGATTTTCTTGAATTAGTTGAAACCTGCAGGTATAATGGAGTCACAACAGATGTTATCAGGTTGcggctttttctttttcattaaaaGGTGAAGCCAAAACATGGTTGCAATGTCTACCAAGAGGTTCCATTACAACATGGGACCAAATGACCCAAATAtttcttaataaatatttttcaccTGCAAAAAGCAtttaaaatgaagaaagaaatcaATAATTTTATGCAGACAGATACCGAATCTGTATACCAGGCATGGGAAAGATTATCAGCAATGTTAAGAAAATGCCCACATCATGGTATCTAAGACCCTgacattttatatatttttttatcacGGTCTTAAGCCCTCTGCTAGAAATGTAATTGATGCGGCATCAGGAGGATCAATAATGGGAAAAAACACTACAGAAGTAATGCAACTACTTAATGAAATTTTGGAAAATGTTGTTCAATGGCCCTCAGACAGAATGATTATCAAGAAAGTAGCAGGAGTAAATCAaattgaagctttgaattcattAGCACAACAAATTGCGACCTTAACATAAAAAGTCGAAGCTTTTTAGGTAAGTGCTCAATCATCATCCCAACTTGGAAATTGTGATATTTGTAAAGGTAATCatccaaatcatgaatgtcaaGCTTTAACGCAAAATGAAAAACAGGTAAACGTGATCGGTTATAGAAATATTTACTCATTTGGTAGTCCCATGGCACAAAAACACCCAGGATTTCAGTGGAGCAATCCTAATGGAGCTGAAAATCCTCAAAGATTTTTTAATCAAAGCAGCAGGTACAGGGACCACCTggttttcaaaatcaaaataaagGGCAATAGAACTTTCAACAATATCAGCAGCATCCTCAAAGAGCTCATCAACAAAGCCTTGAAGACCTGATGTACAAATTCATTAAGGCTACTGACGAGAAGGTTGAAAGTCAACATTCAGCTATCAAGAATTTGGTAATTTAGATAAGCCAATTAGCGACCCTCATGTCGGGACAAATTCAAGGTTCTCTACCAAGCAACACTGAGAAAAACCCAAAAGAACACCTCAAAGCCATCTCTCTACGATCAGGTAAATCTCTTGATGATCCATATGCAGATAGAGAAGGAAAgccacaagaagtggaaaaggtaAATGAAGGTGAGAATAAAATAGAATCTAAGTTTCCAAAAGAACAAaaggataaaaggaaaaatgtaCTAAAAAATGAATTGATAACAAATCCTCACTCTGTACCTCTCCTTTTTCCCCAAAAgatgaaaagagaaaaacttgACAAACAGTTTTCAAAGTTTCTAGATATTTTAAAGCAACTTTACATTAACATACCTTTCACTGATGCTTTGACACAAATGCCTTCATATGTTAAATTTCTTAAAGAAATTctgtcaagtaaaagaaaattggaagaagtttcagCGGTTAAACTTACAGAAAAATGTagtgctatacttcaaaataagcttCCACAGAAACTTGGTGATCCGGGAAGTTTTACAATTCCTTGTACCGTGGGAGGTACTCACTTTGAAAAGGTATTATGTGATTCAGGTGCTTCAATAAATCTAAtgcctttttcaattttttgaaaattagaaCTTGGTGAAATGAAAGATACTGGTGTGTCTCTTCAATTAGCTGATCAAAGTACTAAGAGACCAAAAGGAATTATTGAAAATATCCTTGTTAGAGTTGACAAATTTTTTTCCCAGTAGATTTTATAGTgcttgaaatggaagaaaatagtgAGGTACCATTAATTTTAGGTAGACCATTTCTCGCAATAGGAAGATCAATTATTGATGTCCATAAAGGACAATTAATATTGCGAGTTGATGAGGAAAGAGTAATTTTTGACATGCAGAAAATGATGAAATTTTCTGGGGATGAGTCATCATCTTGTTTTCAAATTGACTTACTATATGACCTCGTAGACGAATACAAAGATAAATAGTTAATTACTGATTCATTGGAGATATGTTTGGCTAGGTCACGTACCATAAGTGATGATAACCCCATAATTGGAGAAGAAGCTGAAATACTGGAAAAAGAGtcagaaaatgagaaagtctCACAAGAAGAAGTTCAATCAAAAATGGAACTCAAAAATCTTCCTTcttatttaaaatatgtttttCTTGAACCTGAATTATTTCCAGGAACCATTTCATCTTCTTTGATTCCAGAACAGGAATACAAACTAATAGAAGTCTTGAGAAAACATAAAAGAGCTTTAGGGTGGACTATAGCTGACATCAAAGGAATCAATCCAGCTATTTGTATGCATAGGATCCACATGGAAGAAAATTGCAAACCAATAGTCCAACCCCAAAGGAGACTTAATCtagcaatgcaagaagttgtcaagaaaGAAGTGGTGAAACTTCTAGCAGCATGTATCATTTATCCAATATCTGACAGTCCTTAGGTAAGTCCTGTACAGGTAGTACCAAAGAAAGGTGGTATGACAGTAATAAGAAATGAAAATAATGAACACATATCTACTAGAATAGTCACAGGATGGAGAGTCTGTATTGATTACAGACGACTTAATGATGCCACAAggaaagatcattttcctttgccttttatTAATCAAATGCTTGAAAGAGTTTCAGGCCATGGTTTTTACTGTTTTCTTAACGGATATTCTTGGTATAATCAGATACCAATTGCTCCAGAAGATCAAGAAAAAATCACATTCACATGCCCCCAAGGTACGTATGCTTACCGaagaatgccatttggactaTGCAATGCTCCTGCTACATTTCAGCATTACATGTCAGCAATTTTCTCAGATATGACTGAAAAGTTTCTGGAAATCATTATGGATGATTTCACACTTTTTGGTAAGACATTTGAAGATTGTCTCTATCATTTGACTTTGGTGCTTAAaagatgtgaagagacaaatttagttcttaattgggaaaaatgtcacttcatggtaaCAGAGGGAATTGTTTTAGGAAATAAAATTTCTGCTAAGGGATAGAGGTTGATAAGGCTAAATTTGATCTTATAGCAGGATTATCCCCTCCTACCACTGTTAAAGGAATTATAAGTTTTTTAGGACATGCAGGTTTTTATAGAatgtttataaaagatttttcaaaaatttcaaaaccttTGACTAACCTACTGATGAAAGATGCGAAGTTTGAATTTTCAGATAATTGCAGGAAAGCATTTGAGATTCTTAAGAAAcaattgactaatgccccaattgttgtttctCCTGACTGGAGCCAGCCCTTTGAAataatgtgtgatgcaagtgatatagcaGTAGGAGCGATATTGGGACAAAAGAGAGACAAGATTTTCAGGCCTATTTACTACGCTAGTAGAACACTTAATGAAGCTCAAAagaattatgctacaattgagaAGGAACTACTAGCAGTAGTATTTATGGTTGACAAATTTAGTTCCTATTTGATAGGAACAGAGGTTACAATTTATACTGATCATGCAGCTTTTGAAGTACCTCTTAGCAAAGAAAGATGCTAGACCCAGATTGCTAAGATGGATACTCCTTTTGCAAGAATTCGATCTTAAAATAAAAGATCGAAAAGGTTCTGAGAATCAGGTAGCTGATCATATTTCTCGTTTGGAAAATCCTCCTACTGAGATAAAAGATATCAAAGAGGAATTTCCTGATGAACATATATTTTTAGTCACAACCATTATAAATCTATCACCTTGGTTTGTTGATATTGCCAATTATTTAGCTGGAGgatggattccaaaaaatttttcctatgaacaaaataaaaaacttaaaaaagaagcAAGACATTATTACTGGGAAGatccttacttgtttaaattttgtgCATATGATATAATCAGGAGATGTGTACCGGAGACAGAAATGAACAACATCTCAAGTCACTGCCATGATGGGGCTGCAGGAGGAAACTATGGAGGAAGAAAGACAACAACTAAAGTACTTGAAGTTGGATTTTTCTGGCCTACTCTATTCAAAGATGGAAGGAATTATGTCGCCACCTGCGATAAATGCTAGAGAATCGGTAGCATTTCAAAAAGGGACGAAATACCTCTTAACTCTATTTTCGTGTGTGAAATCTTTGATGTTTGgagcattgattttatgggtccttttcctccttcaaatggctatgaatatattttagtagttgttgactatgtttcaaaatgggtggaagcaatTGCTACTAGAAAAAATGATGCTCATATTGTTTGTgtttttctaaagaaaaatattttttccagaTTTGGAACTCCATGAGTTATAATAAGTGATCAAGGAACTCATTTTATAAATAGACAATTTGCTAGTTTGTTGTTAAAATATGGAGTAACTCATAAAACGGGAACTCCATATCATGCTCAAACAAGCGGGCaggtagaagtttccaacagagaatTAAAATGAATTTTAGAAAAAACTGTTAGTTCTTCTCGAAAAGACTGGTCTTTAAAattggatgatgcattatgggcatacaaaACTGCATATAAAACTCCCATAGGCATATCTCCTTATAGACTAgtttttgggaaagcttgtcatttaCCTGTGGAATTAGAACATAAAACATATTGGGCTATAATATTGTTGAATCTAAACTTACCAGATGTAGGTAAAAATCGTCTATTGCACCTTGATGAGTTAGAAGAGTTTAGACTAACATCATACGAAAATGCTAAATTGTAcaaggaaaagacaaaaaagTGGCATGACAAGCTCATCcaccataaaaattttaaagttggAGATCATGTTCTGTTGTACAATAGCCGATTGAGATTATTCCCATGAAAGTTTAAGTCACGCTGGACAAGACCA
This window encodes:
- the LOC142175126 gene encoding uncharacterized protein LOC142175126, encoding MSGQIQGSLPSNTEKNPKEHLKAISLRSGKSLDDPYADREGKPQEVEKVNEGENKIESKFPKEQKDKRKNVLKNELITNPHSVPLLFPQKMKREKLDKQFSKFLDILKQLYINIPFTDALTQMPSYVKFLKEILSSKRKLEEVSAVKLTEKCSAILQNKLPQKLGDPGSFTIPCTVGELGEMKDTGVSLQLADQSTKRPKGIIENILVRVDKFFSQSRTISDDNPIIGEEAEILEKESENEKVSQEEVQSKMELKNLPSYLKYVFLEPELFPGTISSSLIPEQEYKLIEVLRKHKRALGWTIADIKGINPAICMHRIHMEENCKPIVQPQRRLNLAMQEVVKKEVIPIAPEDQEKITFTCPQGTYAYRRMPFGLCNAPATFQHYMSAIFSDMTEKFLEIIMDDFTLFGLSPPTTVKGIISFLGHADNCRKAFEILKKQLTNAPIVVSPDWSQPFEIMCDASDIAVGAILGQKRDKIFRPIYYASRTLNEAQKNYATIEKELLAVVFMLLKYLLAKKDARPRLLRWILLLQEFDLKIKDRKGSENQVADHISRLENPPTEIKDIKEEFPDEHIFLVTTIINLSPWRCVPETEMNNISSHCHDGAAGGNYGGRKTTTKVLEVGFFWPTLFKDGRNYVATCDKC